From one Notolabrus celidotus isolate fNotCel1 chromosome 2, fNotCel1.pri, whole genome shotgun sequence genomic stretch:
- the si:ch211-262h13.5 gene encoding alpha-2-HS-glycoprotein, with the protein MDKSICTLLLLFSLLSFQTVCVYCTDFGLSPIELAPIPCNDKAVEKLSRLAATYINEDRTDGYKFALNRIANVHLHAQGPAGNVYYLDLDVLETKCHVGSPKPWKRCDVRPFMETQISGNCNTTILHTPEGYSYLYSYDCTLVPDLPEKLQQTCPTCPLLLPIESQQAMNSAQVTLASYKRKSMLGAGLGVKKITRASAQVVPVKASFVEYTVQECPEGVTERGTCHRRTLESDTETSGFCAGSVRGDLNVDPEVQVSCEMYKVQNVDILRPVQPQGHDLFPDLAIPTFQPVFDDPINHPEPVPSDPTLPPVVQPMPFDPMPILPLPSDPPVVVNPNNPLCSSSSESLEDLVNQQKQPRVPGLFSSSSEEIGGPVALRPPFNFRYKRPDRKKRQALMGTSTSHNPVFLSDFPSGLSPFRSCPGPSRYTTV; encoded by the exons ATGGACAAATCCATCTGCACATTATTACTGCTATTTTCCCTGCTATCctttcagactgtgtgtgtgtactgcacGGATTTTGGACTGTCGCCCATTGAACTCGCACCCATCCCCTGTAATGACAAGGCAGTGGAGAAGCTCTCTCGTCTGGCTGCCACTTACATCAATGAGGATCGCACCGACGGCTACAAGTTTGCCCTCAACCGCATTGCAAATGTCCACCTGCACGCTCAG GGCCCAGCAGGCAATGTGTATTACCTGGACCTGGATGTCCTGGAGACCAAGTGTCACGTCGGCAGCCCAAAACCATGGAAACGCTGTGACGTCCGACCATTCATGGAAACG CAAATCTCTGGAAACTGTAACACCACTATCCTCCACACACCAGAAGGATACTCCTACCTGTACAGCTATGACTGCACTCTTGTACCGG ATCTCCctgagaagctgcagcagaccTGTCCAACCTGCCCCCTCCTGCTGCCCATAGAAAGCCAACAGGCCATGAACTCAGCACAAGTCACTCTGGCCTCCTACAAGAGGAAGTCCATGCTTGGAGCAGGGCTTGGAGTGAAGAAGATTACTAGAGCTTCAGCTCAG GTGGTGCCAGTTAAAGCCAGCTTTGTGGAGTACACAGTCCAAGAGTGTCCAGAGGGAGTGACTGAAAGAGGAACCTGCCACAGACGGACTCTGGAGTCTGACACAGAG ACTTCAGGCTTCTGTGCAGGATCGGTGCGTGGAGACCTGAATGTTGATCCCGAGGTTCAGGTGTCCTGTGAGATGTACAAAGTACAG aatgTGGACATCCTTAGACCAGTGCAGCCTCAGGGTCACGACCTTTTCCCAGACCTTGCAATCCCGACCTTCCAGCCTGTGTTTGATGACCCGATTAATCATCCTGAGCCTGTTCCCTCTGATCCCACACTGCCCCCTGTTGTTCAACCAATGCCGTTTGACCCCATGCCCATTCTCCCTTTACCCTCCGACCCCCCTGTTGTGGTAAACCCCAACAACCCTCTCTGCTCATCTTCCAGTGAGTCCCTTGAAGATCTAGTTAACCAGCAGAAGCAGCCACGAGTCCCTGGTCTTTTTAGTTCTTCATCTGAGGAAATTGGAGGCCCTGTTGCACTGCGACCTCCATTCAACTTCCGCTACAAGAGGCCGGACCGCAAGAAACGTCAGGCCCTGATGGGGACATCAACCTCTCACAACCCCGTCTTCCTGTCTGATTTCCCTAGTGGGCTGTCTCCTTTCCGCTCATGTCCCGGGCCTTCTCGATACACCACAGTTTAG